A genome region from Candidatus Poribacteria bacterium includes the following:
- a CDS encoding tetratricopeptide repeat protein — MYGNNGFSELAKLMFKNSGDGEKLKQVLNANYSEADLIVYLHSEDPLISRAAGFALRLIGTSEVVPALVEALKNDDRGTRYNAEYALWAIWSHSGDDTVDAMLEDGKNLLKNKAYQDAVDRFTTVIETNPNFAEGYNQRAIAYFMLEEWSKAIRDCKRTISLNPNHFGAFAGMGHVYVRLGKITEAIDAYKQALIINPNLISIAEAILRLRSRTQAQ; from the coding sequence ATGTATGGGAACAACGGATTTTCCGAACTGGCGAAACTGATGTTCAAGAATTCAGGAGATGGTGAGAAACTCAAACAAGTGCTGAATGCTAACTATTCAGAAGCCGATCTGATTGTCTATCTTCATAGCGAAGACCCGTTGATAAGTCGCGCCGCGGGATTTGCGCTCCGCTTAATTGGCACATCAGAAGTAGTTCCGGCATTGGTAGAAGCACTTAAAAACGATGATCGTGGGACCCGCTACAATGCTGAATACGCGCTCTGGGCAATCTGGTCGCATTCCGGTGATGATACCGTTGACGCCATGCTTGAAGATGGGAAAAATTTGCTCAAGAACAAGGCATATCAGGATGCAGTTGACCGGTTCACCACGGTAATCGAGACAAACCCAAATTTCGCTGAGGGTTATAACCAACGCGCTATTGCATACTTTATGCTTGAGGAATGGAGCAAAGCGATTCGTGATTGCAAACGGACTATCTCGCTGAATCCGAATCATTTCGGGGCGTTCGCAGGGATGGGACACGTTTATGTTAGACTCGGTAAAATCACCGAAGCCATTGATGCCTATAAGCAGGCGTTGATTATTAACCCGAATCTTATCTCCATTGCCGAGGCAATTTTGCGGCTCCGCAGCCGAACACAAGCCCAATAA